Proteins from a single region of Phycisphaeraceae bacterium D3-23:
- a CDS encoding terpene cyclase/mutase family protein, which yields MTTSCLGVLALCLVALPITAQDVEALVVEDTAAEATSAGAEGGEAAPREDAVDFVEVTDEMEEAVARGLAYLAEQQNEDGSFTAERYGGGHAGVTAICCLAFMANGELPGRGDYGPVVEKGLAYMLSHAQASGLIASPHVSHGPMYGHGFATLFLAEIYGMTDDEQVRDALVKAVRLIVKCQNHEGGWRYQPIPFDADLSVTICQIKALRAARMVGISVPDETIEDAIGYVKNCQNTRDGGFQYMTSGGSSAFPRSAAGVASLYYAGVYEGDAIEDGLAYLHSQIESGNDRGGHEYYGHYYCSQAMFIAGGEHWASYFPYIRERLIERQQRDGRWESPHGGPYATGMALIVLQMPYRLLPIFQR from the coding sequence TTGACGACTTCATGTCTCGGCGTCTTGGCGTTGTGTCTCGTGGCGCTGCCGATTACTGCGCAGGATGTGGAAGCGCTGGTGGTTGAAGACACGGCCGCAGAAGCGACCTCTGCCGGGGCCGAGGGTGGAGAGGCTGCGCCGCGCGAGGACGCCGTTGATTTTGTCGAGGTCACCGACGAGATGGAGGAGGCGGTCGCGCGCGGGCTTGCGTATCTTGCCGAGCAGCAGAACGAGGACGGGAGTTTTACCGCCGAACGCTACGGCGGGGGGCACGCGGGGGTGACGGCGATCTGCTGCCTCGCGTTCATGGCCAACGGCGAGCTGCCGGGCCGGGGCGACTACGGCCCCGTCGTCGAGAAGGGGCTCGCCTACATGCTCAGCCACGCGCAGGCCTCCGGGCTCATCGCGTCGCCCCACGTGTCGCACGGCCCGATGTATGGGCATGGTTTCGCGACACTCTTCCTCGCCGAGATCTACGGCATGACCGACGACGAGCAGGTGCGCGACGCGCTGGTCAAGGCGGTCCGCCTGATCGTCAAGTGCCAGAACCACGAGGGCGGCTGGCGCTACCAGCCCATCCCGTTTGATGCGGACCTGTCGGTGACGATCTGCCAGATCAAGGCGCTGCGCGCGGCGCGCATGGTGGGCATCAGCGTGCCCGATGAGACGATCGAAGACGCGATCGGCTACGTGAAGAACTGCCAGAACACACGCGACGGCGGGTTCCAGTACATGACCTCCGGCGGCAGCTCCGCCTTCCCGCGCAGCGCGGCGGGCGTCGCGTCGCTCTACTACGCCGGGGTGTACGAGGGCGACGCGATCGAGGACGGGCTCGCCTACCTGCACAGCCAGATCGAGTCGGGCAACGACCGCGGCGGGCACGAGTACTACGGCCACTACTACTGTTCGCAGGCGATGTTCATCGCCGGCGGCGAGCACTGGGCCAGCTACTTCCCCTACATCCGCGAACGGCTGATCGAGCGGCAGCAGCGCGACGGCCGATGGGAATCGCCCCACGGCGGGCCCTACGCCACGGGCATGGCGCTGATCGTGCTGCAGATGCCCTACCGGCTGTTGCCGATCTTCCAGCGATAG